Proteins found in one Thermaerobacter subterraneus DSM 13965 genomic segment:
- the istA gene encoding IS21 family transposase, with protein sequence MNFDPPRRTESHSLPRNGGRFMPKGGSLMDILRLKAEGLSVREIARRTGLSRNTVRKYLRQPAPPRYKPRPPKASKLDPFKPYLEQRMAQGVFNANRLLQELRAQGYTGGKTILKEFLRPHRPPRVPRAVVRFELPPGTQAQVDWGEFAYTDLQGRRRKVYGFVMVLSYSRAMYVEFGEQQDLSTLLRCHLHAFTALGGVPKEILYDNMKTVVLRRHGAEVDYHPRPKDA encoded by the coding sequence ATGAATTTTGACCCACCCCGCCGAACCGAGTCCCATTCCCTTCCCAGGAATGGAGGCCGGTTCATGCCGAAAGGTGGGTCGTTGATGGATATTCTGCGGCTGAAGGCTGAAGGCCTGTCCGTTCGGGAAATTGCCCGCCGTACGGGGTTGTCCCGGAATACGGTGCGGAAGTACCTGCGCCAACCTGCGCCACCCCGGTACAAGCCGCGGCCGCCCAAGGCGTCGAAGTTGGATCCGTTTAAGCCGTACCTCGAGCAACGAATGGCCCAAGGGGTTTTCAATGCCAATCGTCTCCTGCAGGAGCTCCGGGCCCAGGGTTATACCGGCGGAAAGACGATTCTCAAGGAGTTCCTTCGGCCCCATCGCCCGCCCCGGGTCCCACGCGCCGTGGTGCGCTTCGAGCTCCCGCCGGGGACCCAGGCGCAGGTCGACTGGGGGGAGTTCGCCTACACCGACCTCCAGGGACGACGGCGGAAGGTTTACGGGTTTGTCATGGTCCTCAGTTACTCGCGGGCGATGTACGTGGAGTTTGGGGAACAGCAGGACCTGAGCACCCTCTTACGATGTCACCTCCACGCCTTCACGGCCTTGGGGGGTGTCCCGAAGGAGATCCTCTACGACAACATGAAGACCGTCGTCCTTCGCCGCCATGGTGCGGAGGTGGATTACCACCCAAGACCCAAGGATGCTTGA
- a CDS encoding IS110 family transposase has product MPRYFGLDLHKRYVHGYEWQVDQHKGRHFRFPNTEAGWATFVQQLHADDEVALEVTGNAFAVHDLLSPHAGKVLLTNPLELKRLGPGRHTDRKDAERRAKTLALGMMPAVWVPPPAVREVRYLLQYRDRLVRNRRRYRTQAKSVLQRHGLPIPWKVDPRQWLDRDEVNRLPQAERVILLSAIRQLEAVDADLHAVEAEIARQVADQPGVQLLLTITGVGLITAVTIWAYLGDPTRFRTAKQVTRYAGLDASVHQSGEQDHRGRISRNGSKLLRTALVEAAHAVARHDQGPFGEFFHRKQQQIGHHKAVVALARKLLIVAWRMLLTGQPYRAAKPTLVAQKQRRLVEVAQAVTDWDAVAEALWPDSLEDRHRRRRVA; this is encoded by the coding sequence GTGCCACGGTATTTCGGGCTCGACCTCCATAAACGGTACGTCCACGGCTACGAATGGCAGGTCGACCAACATAAGGGAAGGCATTTCCGGTTCCCCAATACCGAAGCCGGGTGGGCGACCTTCGTCCAGCAACTGCATGCCGATGACGAGGTGGCCCTGGAGGTCACCGGAAATGCCTTTGCCGTACACGACCTGCTTTCGCCCCATGCCGGCAAGGTCCTGCTGACCAACCCCCTGGAGCTCAAGCGCTTGGGGCCGGGCCGGCACACGGATCGCAAGGATGCCGAACGCCGCGCCAAGACGCTGGCCCTGGGGATGATGCCGGCCGTGTGGGTGCCACCGCCGGCGGTGCGCGAGGTTCGGTACCTTTTGCAATACCGGGACCGGTTGGTCCGGAACCGGCGGCGGTATCGGACGCAGGCCAAGTCGGTCCTCCAGCGCCACGGGCTCCCCATCCCCTGGAAGGTCGACCCGCGGCAGTGGCTGGATCGGGACGAGGTGAACCGGCTGCCGCAGGCCGAACGCGTCATCCTCCTGAGCGCGATCCGGCAGCTGGAGGCGGTGGACGCCGATCTTCACGCCGTGGAGGCGGAGATTGCGCGGCAGGTGGCCGACCAGCCGGGCGTTCAGCTCTTGCTGACGATCACCGGGGTGGGGCTCATCACCGCGGTCACGATCTGGGCGTACCTCGGGGATCCAACCCGCTTTCGTACGGCCAAGCAGGTGACGCGGTACGCCGGCCTGGACGCATCGGTCCACCAATCGGGTGAGCAGGACCACCGGGGGCGGATCAGCCGGAACGGAAGCAAGCTGTTGCGCACCGCGCTGGTCGAGGCCGCTCACGCGGTGGCGCGTCACGATCAGGGCCCCTTCGGTGAGTTCTTCCACCGAAAGCAGCAGCAAATCGGGCATCATAAGGCGGTCGTGGCCTTGGCTCGGAAGCTCCTCATCGTCGCCTGGCGCATGCTTCTTACAGGCCAGCCCTACCGAGCCGCGAAGCCCACGCTTGTCGCCCAAAAGCAACGGCGTCTGGTTGAGGTCGCCCAAGCCGTGACCGACTGGGACGCGGTCGCCGAGGCCCTTTGGCCGGACAGCCTCGAGGATCGCCACCGTCGGCGAAGAGTGGCTTGA
- a CDS encoding PTS sugar transporter subunit IIA — MELKDLLAPQLVRLGVRAGDWRQAVMEAGRLLVAGGIAMPRYVEAMIRTVESLGPYMVIAPGIAMPHARPEDGVSRTGLAFVRLDVPVAFGHGANDPVDLVIPLAAVDHDAHVMAMAQLAEQLAKAETLRRVREAKTPDEAWRALTGVEDRTERV; from the coding sequence TTGGAACTGAAGGACCTCCTGGCTCCCCAGCTGGTCCGTCTGGGGGTCCGGGCCGGCGACTGGCGGCAGGCCGTCATGGAAGCGGGGCGTCTGCTGGTCGCCGGGGGCATCGCGATGCCCCGATACGTCGAGGCCATGATCCGGACCGTCGAGAGCCTGGGGCCGTACATGGTGATCGCTCCGGGCATCGCCATGCCCCATGCCCGGCCGGAGGACGGGGTGTCCCGCACCGGGCTGGCGTTCGTCCGGCTCGACGTTCCGGTCGCGTTCGGTCATGGTGCCAACGATCCGGTGGACCTGGTGATCCCCTTGGCCGCCGTGGACCACGACGCCCACGTCATGGCCATGGCCCAGCTTGCGGAACAGCTTGCGAAGGCGGAGACGCTGCGCCGGGTACGGGAGGCCAAGACGCCTGACGAAGCCTGGCGAGCGTTGACGGGTGTCGAGGACCGCACGGAGAGGGTGTGA
- a CDS encoding PTS sugar transporter subunit IIB, giving the protein MRVLTVCGMGLGSSLILRIHVESVLKELGIQASVEVSDITSARSTPADLIVTSSQLAEVLRRDDVPIVTVMNYLDREEIRSKIQAVVGKDG; this is encoded by the coding sequence GTGCGCGTTCTGACCGTTTGCGGCATGGGCCTTGGCAGCAGCTTGATCTTGCGGATTCACGTGGAGTCCGTCCTTAAAGAACTTGGTATCCAAGCTTCGGTGGAGGTTTCCGACATCACATCTGCCAGGTCAACACCAGCGGATCTAATAGTGACGTCTAGCCAGCTCGCAGAGGTCTTGCGCCGAGATGACGTACCTATTGTCACGGTCATGAACTACCTCGATCGTGAGGAAATCCGGTCGAAGATCCAAGCGGTTGTGGGGAAGGATGGGTGA
- a CDS encoding PTS ascorbate transporter subunit IIC, with translation MAILGQFVKDVLSQPAVLVGLIALVGLTVQRKPVGDIITGTAKAVLGFVILGAGANTLVSSLDKLSPLLEAGFGVRGVVPNNEAIVAIAQSTLGSETALIMVFGLIANLIIARLTPLKYVFLTGHHTFFMAALLSAVLGTVGLKGAALVLVGSFVLGVLMVVMPAMADAYMSRVTGGQAIALGHFGTLGYWLAGFIGSRVGRAEDSIEQYRLPSSLSFFRDSLVATAVVMLAVFVIAVLAAGNKAVELAGDQSVWAFALMQALTFTAGVAIILQGVRLIISEIVPAFQGISARIVPEARPALDCPVTFPYAPTAVLVGFIASFVGGILAMLGLAAIGLPVIVPGLVPHFFVGGTAGVFGNATGGRWGCVVGAFANGILITVGAALLLPTLGDLGFANTTFGDSDFQWVGILIGGAGKVFGHSPGTLAGAVIVFFGLLLGLSAVVKRRRGAVSSTGMAG, from the coding sequence ATGGCGATTCTCGGCCAGTTCGTCAAGGACGTGCTGAGTCAACCCGCCGTCCTCGTGGGCCTAATAGCACTCGTGGGGTTGACCGTGCAACGCAAGCCGGTAGGTGACATCATCACTGGGACGGCCAAGGCCGTCCTCGGCTTTGTTATCTTGGGTGCCGGTGCCAACACACTAGTGAGTAGTCTCGATAAACTCTCTCCTCTACTTGAGGCCGGGTTCGGCGTTCGTGGGGTCGTACCCAATAATGAAGCCATTGTCGCTATTGCCCAGAGTACGCTAGGCAGTGAAACCGCCCTGATCATGGTTTTCGGCCTCATTGCGAACCTGATCATAGCACGACTTACGCCGCTCAAGTATGTGTTTCTGACCGGGCATCACACTTTCTTCATGGCTGCTTTGCTGTCTGCTGTTCTCGGTACCGTCGGTTTGAAGGGTGCCGCGCTCGTCCTGGTGGGTTCGTTCGTGCTGGGGGTTCTCATGGTCGTGATGCCTGCCATGGCCGATGCATACATGTCGCGCGTGACCGGTGGCCAGGCCATTGCCCTGGGGCACTTCGGCACCCTAGGTTATTGGTTAGCAGGCTTCATTGGGTCAAGGGTGGGTAGGGCAGAAGACTCGATCGAGCAGTACCGCCTTCCGTCTTCACTGTCCTTCTTCCGTGATTCCCTAGTGGCCACTGCAGTCGTCATGCTGGCCGTTTTCGTCATAGCGGTTTTGGCCGCGGGGAATAAGGCAGTGGAACTTGCGGGCGACCAGAGTGTCTGGGCATTCGCTTTGATGCAGGCCCTCACCTTTACTGCTGGTGTAGCTATCATACTGCAGGGCGTTCGTCTCATTATCTCCGAAATCGTTCCTGCCTTTCAAGGGATTTCGGCACGTATCGTTCCGGAAGCTCGTCCGGCCCTAGACTGCCCCGTCACCTTTCCCTATGCTCCTACCGCGGTACTGGTCGGGTTCATTGCAAGCTTCGTTGGAGGCATCTTGGCCATGCTCGGATTGGCGGCCATCGGGCTCCCCGTCATCGTGCCCGGTCTCGTGCCACACTTTTTCGTTGGTGGTACCGCCGGCGTATTCGGCAATGCAACCGGAGGACGTTGGGGATGTGTCGTGGGCGCCTTTGCCAACGGAATCTTGATCACCGTGGGAGCCGCTCTGTTGCTGCCGACATTGGGTGACTTGGGGTTCGCCAACACCACGTTCGGAGACTCCGACTTTCAGTGGGTAGGGATCCTGATAGGGGGCGCGGGAAAGGTGTTCGGGCATTCACCTGGAACCCTTGCTGGGGCTGTGATCGTTTTCTTCGGTCTTCTACTTGGCTTGAGTGCTGTCGTCAAGCGGCGACGAGGCGCCGTGAGCTCGACCGGCATGGCCGGCTAA
- a CDS encoding DeoR/GlpR family DNA-binding transcription regulator, whose amino-acid sequence MPTSSKSQAILEHVRRVRFATVAELSASLGVSAVTVRRYLAQLEEQGLLTRTRGGAIAIGDLLEEPALTAKEGRQAEEKQRIAAAAVSMINDGDVIALNAGSTTAAIARLLTTRREITVVTNSLPVIRTLAGNPDIRMLIVGGQLRNRSLALVGPLALQNLADLFVDKAFLGVDGISVEHGITTPNLDEAVVNRTMLRRARKVIVVADHTKFGRVSLSRISSIEEVHTVITDQLAPADAVACLRQLGKEVVLT is encoded by the coding sequence ATGCCCACCAGCAGCAAGAGCCAGGCGATCCTGGAGCACGTGCGACGCGTTCGCTTCGCCACGGTGGCGGAGCTCAGCGCCTCCCTCGGTGTGTCAGCTGTGACCGTGCGCAGGTACCTGGCACAACTGGAAGAACAGGGCCTTCTGACCAGGACTCGAGGCGGAGCCATCGCCATCGGTGATCTCCTGGAGGAACCGGCACTCACGGCCAAGGAAGGGCGCCAGGCCGAAGAGAAGCAGAGGATTGCGGCCGCTGCCGTCAGCATGATCAACGACGGCGACGTGATCGCCCTCAATGCTGGGTCGACGACGGCGGCCATCGCGCGCCTGCTTACCACTCGCCGGGAAATCACCGTAGTGACCAATTCCCTCCCGGTCATCCGCACGCTGGCCGGCAATCCGGACATTCGCATGCTGATCGTGGGCGGGCAATTGAGAAACCGTTCGCTGGCCCTGGTAGGGCCCCTGGCCCTGCAAAACCTGGCCGATCTGTTTGTGGACAAGGCGTTTCTCGGAGTGGACGGCATCAGCGTCGAGCATGGCATCACCACGCCGAACCTGGACGAGGCTGTGGTCAACCGCACCATGCTGCGCCGGGCGCGCAAGGTGATCGTCGTCGCCGACCACACCAAGTTCGGCAGAGTCTCTCTCTCCCGGATCAGCAGCATCGAGGAGGTGCATACCGTCATCACCGACCAGCTCGCGCCCGCCGATGCCGTCGCCTGTCTTCGGCAATTAGGTAAGGAAGTGGTACTCACGTGA